From the Deinococcus fonticola genome, the window CTGTGGTTGGACTCGAACCTGCCGGACCTGATCCTGGGGGTGCTGGTCTCGGCCATCGCCGCCAACGGTGGCCGGGAGATCCTCGCTGAAGCGGCGGAGGCGGATGAAAAGGCACCCCCCGGAACCCTTTGACCCTGACGTGAACGCAGCGCAACGTGAACCAGCTGTGATAAGGATTCCGGCTAATCAGTTATGGAGCAACTGATTCACCTGACCGGAGGGAGAAGGAAAAGCGGTGACGGATAGGAGTGGAGGCACCGAAGCGCAGCGGAGGGGCTGTAACGGATGATCGCTTGTGGGTCCGCACCACCTGGGACACCTGCACGTCCAAGGAATAGACTTTCTGGTGCGGTTGGATGCCCGCCACCCATGACAATCCGCGGGCACTCTACCCCTGACGAAAGCTGGCTCCATTGCCATACCCTGCATCGGCCAGGACCGCTTTGAAACGCACTCCCAGATCCAGCAGGCGGTCAATTTCTTCCAGCGCAATGTTCAGCTTGGTTCGATGATCCTGGCGTTCCTTGGGA encodes:
- a CDS encoding transposase, whose translation is MFLPAAWTKAPDRCERVGVPKERQDHRTKLNIALEEIDRLLDLGVRFKAVLADAGYGNGASFRQG